One stretch of Prunus persica cultivar Lovell chromosome G1, Prunus_persica_NCBIv2, whole genome shotgun sequence DNA includes these proteins:
- the LOC18793335 gene encoding protein SRG1, whose product MAPIPISSVKVGHIDDVQELRKTKPTIIPDRFVRDMAERPTLAPAMPCSSDIPTINFSKLSKGSTDELKSEISQLAAACEHWGFFQVINHGIDLSLLESMEKVAKDFFMLPLEEKKKYAMAPGTVQGYGQAFVLSEDQKLDWCNMFALGVEPNFIRNPMLWPTEPEKFSGTVEVYSKEVRKLCQNLLKYIAMGLGLKGDVFEKMFGETVQAIRMNYYPPCSRPDLVLGLSPHSDGSALTVLQQGKDTSVGLQILKDDRWVPVKPIPNALIINIGDTTEVLTNGKYKSVEHRAVTNKEKDRLSIVTFYAPSYEIELGPMEELVDENNPCKYRRYIHGEYSKHYVTNKLQGKKTLEFAKISNQKLKLVKTDPI is encoded by the exons ATGGCCCCAATACCCATCTCCTCCGTCAAGGTTGGACACATTGATGATGTTCAAGAACTGAGAAAGACTAAGCCCACCATAATTCCTGACAGATTTGTAAGGGACATGGCTGAGAGGCCAACTCTGGCCCCTGCCATGCCATGCTCTAGTGACATTCCCACAATCAACTTCTCAAAGCTTTCAAAAGGAAGCACAGATGAACTCAAAAGTGAAATCTCTCAGCTTGCTGCTGCCTGTGAGCACTGGGGATTTTTCCAG GTGATAAATCATGGGATTGATCTGAGTCTGCTTGAGAGCATGGAGAAAGTGGCCAAGGACTTCTTCATGCTACCtttggaagagaaaaagaagtatGCAATGGCTCCTGGGACTGTTCAGGGATATGGGCAGGCTTTTGTGCTATCCGAGGACCAAAAACTGGATTGGTGCAACATGTTTGCTCTTGGGGTTGAACCCAACTTTATAAGGAACCCCATGTTATGGCCAACAGAACCAGAAAAGTTCAG TGGAACTGTAGAGGTTTACTCAAAAGAAGTAAGGAAACTGTGCCAGAATCTGCTGAAATACATAGCCATGGGCCTTGGCTTAAAAGGTGATGTGTTTGAAAAGATGTTTGGGGAGACTGTGCAAGCCATAAGGATGAACTATTACCCTCCATGTTCAAGACCTGACCTTGTTTTAGGTCTAAGCCCACATTCAGATGGAAGTGCCCTCACAGTGCTGCAGCAGGGGAAGGACACGTCAGTAGGACTTCAAATTCTCAAAGATGACAGATGGGTTCCTGTTAAGCCCATCCCTAATGCACTCATAATCAACATTGGTGACACCACAGAA GTTCTTACAAATGGGAAATATAAGAGTGTGGAGCACAGAGCAGTGACTAATAAGGAGAAAGACCGCCTTTCAATTGTGACATTTTATGCTCCTAGCTATGAGATAGAGCTTGGACCTATGGAAGAACTGGTGGATGAAAACAACCCATGCAAGTACAGAAGATACATTCATGGAGAATACAGTAAACACTATGTAACCAACAAGTTGCAAGGCAAGAAAACCTTGGAGTTTGCCAAGATTTCAAatcaaaaactcaaactagTTAAAACAGACCCCATTTAG